CGCGAAACTCGCCGAGCTGGGTTCGAGGCGGATTATGCCGCTCCTCGCAAGCCGATCGGTCGAACGAACATCAGCTACAACGGCATTCTGCACGACTATCCGCAGGCTCGAATCGCCAAAGTTGCCGAGCTTCCGCTGTTCTGGGAGGGTCGCGGCAAGGGCCAGCAGTTGGGCTTCACCATTTCGAGCCCGACTCTGATGTGCGATCCGGCCAACACGGCGCCGTGCCGCTACTTTAGCTGCACCTACGGAGCCTCGGGCACGCCCTATCCGCAGTCAGCCATGTTCGTGCTGGAGGGTTCTGCCTGGGTGCACAATGGCGGCGTTATCATGACGTTTGCCGACGGCCATGCCGGATGGCGCCGTTTGGGCGCTCAATTGACTCCCCAGGACACCAACTGGCGCGTCGATCCGTTCACCGGTTACAGCAACGACGGGTTCCCCGGGTTCTACTGGTGGGATGGTTGCAACGCGTGGCTGTTCCGACCTGACTACGAGTTCAACATTTAACTCTCAGGTCTGACCTGTAGTTCCAAAACGGGGCGGGGCAACCCGCCCCGTTTTCTATGCTATACTCTTTCTGTAGCGCCAACTAATATCCAAACCAGGAGGTTTCGTCATGAAGCGCATCAAGGCGTTCACACTGATCGAGCTGCTGGTCGTCATCGCAATTATCGCGATATTGGCCGCAATTCTATTCCCCGTCTTTGCCCAAGCGCGCGACAAAGCGCGGCAGACTGCCTGCCTCAGCAACAGCAAGCAGATGGGTATTTCGACTATGATGTATTTGCAGGATTGGGACGAGCTCTTTCCCAATGCGATGGGCCTTCACGTACCTGGCGCGCCTGCCAATCCATGGCAGTTCGCCATGCTGATCCCGCACGATTGGTCGAACACGGAAGGGTCGCACACCGGCGCTTTTCGCGGCCTTGCGTCCCAAGTTACTTGGATGAACACCCTTCAGCCCTACGTCAAGAACTGGGGCGTGATGGATTGCCCGTCGTCCCCGCATCGTCAGCGTGCCGGCTGGCCGCTAAGCGATTACACCAGCCCGCGCAGACCGCCCGGCGCCACCAACATGACTTACAACGGAATCTTGCACGACTTTCCGCAAGCCCGAGTGGCCAGGCCGGCAAACCTGCCGCTCTTCTTTGAGGGTCGAGGCAAAGCGCAGGAGATCGGGTTCATCATTTCTAATCCGACCATTCGATGCGATCCCTCAGACGCTCGACCGTGCCGGTACTTTAGCTGCACGTACGGCGCCAGTGGAACGCCCTACCCGACTTCGGCCATGTTCCTCAAACTGGCTAGCGCCTGGATCCACGCGGGCGGAATGATCTTTGTCCATGCGGACGGTCATGCAGCATGGCGACGGCTGGGCGCAACCCTTGCTCCCAATCCGACCGACCATCGCGTCGACCCGAGCACCAACTACGACTTTACGGGCAACTCCACTCACTACTGGTGGGACGGATGCAATGCCTGGCTGTTCCGACCCGACTACGAGTTTAACTGAGAAGCGTCTACCGGCGGGGGCGACCGCTCCCGCCGGCCCCAATGAAGTTTGAACCCCTCTATCGTATTGTGCGAAGGATTCCCGTTGGCCGCGTTGTCGGCTATGGTCAGTTAGGCGAGTTGTCCGATCCGCCGTTCTCCCCAAGAGCCGTTGGGCGGGCTATGGCTTATTGTCCCGACGATGTGCCTTGGTGGCGCGTTTTGGGCGGTAATGGCCTCATTCTCACCTATCGACGAGACCCTGTGCTGGGCGCGTTGCAGATCGCTCGCCTGAAGGACGAAGGCGTCCCGGTCGACGAACTGAGGCGCGTCGACATGGATCGCTTTCAGTGGTTGCCGACCGACAATGAACTTCGTGACGATTGAACAGGCATCGCGCGTTCAGTGCTCGTTCGCAAAGCTCGACCTTAGAGAGCGCGCCCGATTGCTCCGGCGCTTGCGTCGCGCTATTGTCGCAAGGCGAGACGAAATCGTCCGAACGATCACGGAAGAGCAGGGAAAGCCGCGATTCGAAGCGCTGGTTATGGAGCTCTTTCCGGTACTGGATATGGCATCGTACCTCATCGAGCAGGCGCCCAAAGTTCTGAAGGCGCGATCGGCG
This DNA window, taken from Armatimonadota bacterium, encodes the following:
- a CDS encoding prepilin-type N-terminal cleavage/methylation domain-containing protein — encoded protein: MKRIKAFTLIELLVVIAIIAILAAILFPVFAQARDKARQTACLSNSKQMGISTMMYLQDWDELFPNAMGLHVPGAPANPWQFAMLIPHDWSNTEGSHTGAFRGLASQVTWMNTLQPYVKNWGVMDCPSSPHRQRAGWPLSDYTSPRRPPGATNMTYNGILHDFPQARVARPANLPLFFEGRGKAQEIGFIISNPTIRCDPSDARPCRYFSCTYGASGTPYPTSAMFLKLASAWIHAGGMIFVHADGHAAWRRLGATLAPNPTDHRVDPSTNYDFTGNSTHYWWDGCNAWLFRPDYEFN
- a CDS encoding MGMT family protein; this translates as MKFEPLYRIVRRIPVGRVVGYGQLGELSDPPFSPRAVGRAMAYCPDDVPWWRVLGGNGLILTYRRDPVLGALQIARLKDEGVPVDELRRVDMDRFQWLPTDNELRDD
- a CDS encoding prepilin-type N-terminal cleavage/methylation domain-containing protein, producing the protein MKVRKGFTLIELLVVIAIIAILAAILFPVFAQAREKARQTACLSNNKQMGTAGMMYLQDYDELFPNAMGLRVPGAPANPWQFAMLIPHDWSTSQGSQSGAFRGLASQVTWMNTLQPYVKNWGVMDCPSSRETRRAGFEADYAAPRKPIGRTNISYNGILHDYPQARIAKVAELPLFWEGRGKGQQLGFTISSPTLMCDPANTAPCRYFSCTYGASGTPYPQSAMFVLEGSAWVHNGGVIMTFADGHAGWRRLGAQLTPQDTNWRVDPFTGYSNDGFPGFYWWDGCNAWLFRPDYEFNI